In Chlamydiota bacterium, one genomic interval encodes:
- the gspG gene encoding type II secretion system major pseudopilin GspG, with the protein MTQRRNGFTLIELLVVMVILGLLVGLVAPKVMRRIKPAKIQTAKVQIANFEQALQHYYLENNSVYPSSLEALVPDYLDEVPKDPWGNPYTYAFPGSHNKDFDIVSGGPDGSIGGDDDIANYLR; encoded by the coding sequence ATGACGCAACGCAGGAACGGCTTCACGCTCATCGAGCTGTTGGTGGTGATGGTGATCCTCGGCCTTCTCGTGGGGCTCGTCGCCCCGAAGGTGATGCGCCGCATCAAGCCCGCGAAGATCCAAACCGCGAAGGTGCAGATCGCGAACTTCGAGCAGGCGCTCCAGCACTACTACCTCGAGAACAACTCGGTCTACCCGTCCTCGCTCGAGGCGCTCGTCCCCGACTACCTCGACGAGGTGCCGAAGGATCCGTGGGGGAATCCGTACACCTACGCCTTCCCCGGCTCGCACAACAAGGACTTCGACATCGTGTCGGGGGGACCGGACGGCTCCATCGGCGGCGATGACGATATCGCGAACTACCTCCGCTAG